In Blastopirellula sediminis, the following proteins share a genomic window:
- a CDS encoding lipoyl domain-containing protein produces the protein MSEVRQVPLILPDLGLEDSTLRASMWLVSKGKPVYRGDRLLEVFAGEVTFDVVAPASGILAMKMVDEDDRIEVGQILGAIDASDERS, from the coding sequence ATGTCAGAAGTTCGCCAAGTTCCCCTGATTTTGCCCGACCTTGGTCTGGAAGACTCAACGCTTCGCGCCAGCATGTGGTTGGTATCGAAGGGGAAACCGGTTTATCGCGGCGATCGCTTGCTGGAAGTCTTTGCCGGCGAAGTGACGTTCGACGTCGTCGCCCCAGCGTCGGGAATCCTGGCCATGAAGATGGTCGATGAAGATGACCGGATTGAAGTCGGTCAGATCCTGGGCGCCATCGATGCTAGCGACGAGCGGAGCTAG
- the rpiB gene encoding ribose 5-phosphate isomerase B, whose translation MKIVVASDHAGFQYKQAILEHLQKLGHETADYGTFSPESCDYPDFIIPAAKAVADGEFDRGIVLGGSGNGEAIAANRVQGVRCAYCWNIETAKLGRKHNKANVIAIGERLIELPLALEIVEAWLAEEFEGGRHERRIAKLDEPIN comes from the coding sequence ATGAAGATCGTTGTCGCTTCTGACCACGCCGGCTTCCAATATAAGCAAGCGATTTTGGAGCATTTGCAGAAACTGGGGCATGAGACGGCCGACTACGGCACGTTCTCGCCGGAATCGTGCGATTACCCCGACTTCATCATTCCAGCCGCCAAAGCGGTCGCCGATGGCGAGTTCGACCGCGGGATCGTTCTGGGTGGATCGGGCAACGGCGAAGCGATCGCCGCCAACCGGGTCCAGGGCGTCCGCTGCGCCTACTGCTGGAACATCGAAACGGCCAAGCTGGGACGCAAGCACAACAAGGCGAACGTGATCGCGATCGGCGAACGGTTGATCGAGTTGCCGCTGGCGCTGGAGATTGTTGAGGCCTGGCTGGCGGAAGAGTTCGAGGGAGGCCGACACGAGCGTCGGATCGCCAAGCTGGACGAGCCGATTAACTAG
- a CDS encoding glycosyltransferase family 2 protein, whose product MPASTISRPAAMPHDAFDWEGETITAIDRRLDEIDRLSHALDAEEVQPAIEQGAEAKYEFPPGFRLSVVIPVYNERDTIEKVVRRIDQLPVDTEIIVVDDCSTDGTRDVLARIAHYIDLKIKYHDQNQGKGAALRTGFEAATGEVVVVQDADLEYDPRDILTVIRPILDGEADVAYGSRFSEARHANSSWIHRAGNRFLTWLSNFTTGLQITDMETCYKAIRIQALRSVTIEQDRFGFEPEITAKLARRKFRFVERPISYNARSWKSGKKIGIRDALQAIWCIFHYGWRD is encoded by the coding sequence ATGCCAGCCTCAACGATCTCGCGTCCCGCGGCGATGCCGCATGACGCCTTCGATTGGGAAGGGGAAACGATTACCGCGATCGATCGCCGCTTGGACGAAATCGATCGTTTGTCGCATGCGCTGGACGCCGAAGAAGTTCAGCCAGCGATCGAGCAGGGCGCCGAAGCGAAATACGAGTTTCCGCCCGGCTTTCGTTTGAGCGTCGTGATCCCGGTTTACAACGAACGAGATACGATCGAGAAAGTGGTTCGCCGGATTGATCAGCTGCCGGTCGATACCGAGATCATCGTGGTCGACGATTGCAGCACCGACGGCACTCGCGACGTGTTGGCTCGCATCGCTCATTACATCGATCTGAAGATCAAGTATCACGACCAAAACCAAGGCAAAGGCGCCGCGCTGCGAACCGGGTTTGAAGCGGCGACCGGCGAAGTCGTCGTGGTGCAGGACGCCGATCTCGAATACGACCCGCGCGACATCCTGACCGTGATTCGGCCGATTCTGGACGGAGAAGCGGACGTCGCCTACGGCTCACGGTTCAGCGAAGCTCGGCACGCCAATTCGTCTTGGATTCACCGCGCCGGAAACCGCTTTTTGACCTGGCTGTCGAATTTCACGACCGGGCTGCAAATTACCGATATGGAAACCTGCTACAAGGCGATTCGGATCCAGGCGCTTCGTTCGGTGACGATCGAGCAGGATCGGTTTGGTTTCGAGCCGGAGATCACCGCCAAACTCGCCCGGCGGAAATTCCGGTTCGTCGAGCGGCCGATCTCGTACAACGCCCGCAGCTGGAAAAGCGGCAAGAAGATCGGGATCCGCGACGCGCTGCAGGCGATTTGGTGCATTTTCCATTACGGCTGGCGCGATTAG
- a CDS encoding rhomboid family intramembrane serine protease, translating into MRQIGAIATDREAARFIDYLLTQGIDAKAEPRDGKFLVWIHDEGQIDQARSELSAYLSNPNDQRYADAAKEANSIRKVEYLKNEQRRKNVHDMRGKLGGVGMMARATPVTMTIMWICIAVTAFSMLGPSIVNGLPRNWLIDWLTFAPAAMIPQAIRSHDPFVAIEAGQVWRLITPIFPHGGLMHIVFNMWMWYSFGGILERRLGSGRYLAMVLGLTLFANIASAMASIYISGNGGELYAIGISGVLFGLFGFAWAKSTFEPQFGIYLPGQMVIVMMFWFGLCWMGYVGNIANWGHTCGLVAGVIAGFIPSGSSR; encoded by the coding sequence ATGCGGCAAATTGGCGCCATAGCGACCGATCGTGAAGCTGCACGCTTCATCGACTACCTGCTGACTCAAGGGATTGATGCGAAAGCGGAGCCGCGCGACGGTAAGTTCCTCGTCTGGATTCATGACGAAGGGCAGATCGATCAGGCACGCAGCGAACTCTCGGCCTATCTCTCGAATCCCAACGACCAGCGCTACGCTGACGCCGCCAAGGAAGCGAACTCGATTCGCAAGGTCGAGTATCTGAAGAACGAGCAACGCCGCAAGAACGTGCATGACATGCGCGGCAAGCTCGGCGGGGTCGGCATGATGGCCCGCGCAACGCCGGTCACGATGACAATCATGTGGATCTGCATCGCCGTGACGGCGTTTAGTATGCTCGGCCCCAGCATCGTGAATGGCCTGCCCCGGAACTGGCTGATTGATTGGCTGACGTTCGCTCCCGCTGCGATGATTCCGCAGGCGATTCGCAGTCACGATCCGTTCGTCGCGATTGAAGCGGGTCAGGTCTGGCGATTGATCACGCCGATCTTTCCGCATGGAGGCCTCATGCACATCGTCTTTAACATGTGGATGTGGTATTCGTTCGGCGGCATTCTGGAGCGTCGCCTAGGATCGGGGCGTTACCTGGCGATGGTGCTGGGATTGACGCTGTTCGCCAACATCGCGTCGGCGATGGCCTCCATCTATATTTCCGGCAACGGCGGAGAGCTATACGCCATTGGGATCTCCGGCGTGTTGTTCGGCTTGTTTGGATTCGCTTGGGCGAAGTCGACCTTCGAGCCGCAGTTCGGCATTTACCTGCCGGGCCAGATGGTGATCGTGATGATGTTCTGGTTTGGGCTCTGCTGGATGGGCTATGTCGGCAACATCGCCAACTGGGGACATACGTGCGGGTTGGTCGCCGGCGTGATCGCTGGATTTATTCCGAGCGGTTCGTCTCGGTGA
- the aroB gene encoding 3-dehydroquinate synthase: MTAEHEIVRVQLSERSYDIEIGAGIIPSAADFFAARTKISHAIIITDDQVRPLYADTIAAACTAAGMRTTLLSVPAGETSKSIAMADRLWNESLAAGADRKSVVIAVGGGVIGDLAGFIAATFARGLAFFQVPTTLLAQVDSSVGGKVGINLPAAKNMVGAFWQPQGVLIDVDVLTSLPEREYRAGLAEVVKYGVILDADFFAYLEANVDAIREREQKVLTQVIARCCQLKADVVQADERETTGLRAVLNYGHTFCHAFEATCGYGELLHGEAVSIGMLCASRLAESMNRISAEITQRQFKLLTALGLPTAPPQVDIDQVMAAMQRDKKVEHGKLQFVLPSAMGKVELVGSVSTSLAKQAISDGQ; encoded by the coding sequence TTGACGGCGGAACATGAAATCGTTCGCGTTCAATTGAGCGAACGAAGCTACGACATCGAAATTGGCGCAGGAATCATTCCGTCGGCGGCTGACTTCTTCGCCGCGCGAACCAAGATTTCGCACGCGATCATCATCACCGACGACCAGGTTCGGCCTCTCTACGCCGATACGATCGCCGCTGCTTGTACGGCGGCCGGCATGCGGACGACGTTGTTGTCGGTCCCGGCAGGGGAAACCAGCAAGTCGATCGCGATGGCCGATCGTCTCTGGAACGAAAGCCTGGCCGCCGGCGCCGATCGCAAGTCGGTCGTGATCGCGGTTGGCGGCGGCGTGATCGGCGACCTGGCCGGTTTCATCGCGGCGACGTTTGCGCGGGGCCTTGCGTTCTTTCAAGTTCCAACGACGCTTCTGGCGCAAGTCGACAGCAGCGTCGGCGGCAAAGTGGGGATCAATCTCCCGGCGGCCAAGAACATGGTTGGCGCCTTTTGGCAGCCGCAGGGAGTGTTGATCGACGTCGACGTTCTCACGTCGCTACCGGAACGGGAGTATCGCGCCGGCTTGGCCGAGGTGGTCAAATATGGCGTGATCCTGGACGCTGATTTCTTCGCTTATCTAGAAGCGAATGTTGATGCGATTCGCGAAAGGGAGCAAAAGGTCCTCACTCAGGTGATAGCACGCTGCTGCCAGCTGAAAGCGGACGTCGTGCAGGCCGATGAGCGCGAAACCACAGGCCTACGCGCCGTGCTGAACTACGGACATACGTTCTGCCATGCGTTTGAAGCGACCTGCGGCTATGGCGAACTGCTGCACGGCGAAGCGGTTTCGATCGGCATGTTGTGCGCCTCGCGCCTGGCCGAATCGATGAATCGAATTTCTGCGGAAATTACGCAGCGTCAGTTTAAGCTGTTGACCGCATTGGGTTTGCCAACGGCCCCGCCGCAGGTGGATATTGACCAGGTCATGGCCGCGATGCAGCGCGACAAGAAGGTCGAGCATGGCAAGCTGCAGTTCGTCTTACCGAGCGCGATGGGTAAAGTTGAGCTTGTGGGTAGCGTATCCACTAGCCTCGCAAAACAGGCAATCAGTGATGGACAATAG